From a region of the Citricoccus muralis genome:
- the prmC gene encoding peptide chain release factor N(5)-glutamine methyltransferase, translating into MTDRQTDTVTLESLLRSSTELLTAAGVDSPRADAELLAAHVLGASRGEVAAWAIAGRRLDPLQSVDLRRLSISRATRTPLQYLTGTTTFRTVELQVGHGVFLPRPETELVAGAAIDAARAAQSRTEVDPLVVDLCTGSGAIAAAVATEVPGATVHAVEADPEAAWWAAANLEPRGVALHVGDAATALPDLDGRADVVVSNPPYVPDGRIPAQAEARRDPGLALYGGGADGMRVPTVVAATAARLLRPGGTLVMEHDDTQGELVAALLRRDGLFNGIRTQEDLNGRPRYTIAARTDGTMAR; encoded by the coding sequence GTGACTGACCGGCAGACAGATACCGTGACGTTGGAGTCCCTGCTGCGGTCCTCGACCGAGCTGCTGACCGCCGCCGGCGTGGACTCACCTCGCGCGGACGCCGAGCTGCTGGCCGCCCACGTCCTGGGCGCCAGCCGTGGCGAGGTGGCCGCCTGGGCCATCGCCGGACGCCGGCTGGATCCGCTCCAGTCCGTCGATCTCCGCCGGCTGTCCATCTCCCGGGCCACCCGCACGCCGCTGCAGTACCTGACCGGCACCACGACCTTCCGGACCGTCGAGCTACAGGTTGGACACGGCGTGTTCCTGCCCCGCCCGGAGACAGAACTCGTGGCCGGAGCGGCCATCGACGCCGCGCGGGCAGCACAGAGCCGAACCGAGGTGGACCCGCTGGTGGTCGATCTGTGCACCGGATCAGGGGCCATCGCTGCGGCGGTGGCCACCGAGGTCCCCGGAGCCACGGTCCACGCGGTGGAGGCCGACCCCGAAGCCGCCTGGTGGGCGGCCGCCAACCTGGAACCGCGCGGTGTCGCGTTGCACGTCGGGGACGCCGCGACCGCACTGCCGGACCTGGACGGCCGCGCCGACGTCGTGGTGTCCAATCCTCCGTACGTGCCGGACGGCCGCATCCCGGCCCAGGCCGAGGCGCGGCGCGATCCGGGGCTGGCCCTCTACGGCGGGGGAGCGGACGGCATGCGCGTGCCCACCGTCGTGGCCGCCACGGCCGCCCGGCTGCTGCGTCCGGGCGGGACCCTGGTGATGGAACATGACGACACCCAGGGTGAGCTGGTGGCTGCCCTGCTGCGGCGCGACGGGCTGTTCAATGGCATTCGGACGCAGGAGGACCTCAACGGGCGGCCGCGTTATACGATCGCAGCGCGCACGGATGGGACAATGGCACGGTGA